One genomic segment of Fimbriimonadaceae bacterium includes these proteins:
- the clcA gene encoding H(+)/Cl(-) exchange transporter ClcA, translating into MTEPGSREARRLALRRERELRRRAALRDSRRAHFVRAAMIGLLSGAVALAFQWSLFQVEQARTLALERLHDYPSWGWLVLPGVGAILGAIGGWLTTRYAPEAAGSGIPHVKAVLHHLRPMRWQRVLGVKFVAGLASLGAGLSLGREGPTVQMGAAVADAVNKLLKVPRRSRSQLIACGAGAGLASAFNAPLAGFIFVIEELQRELSPWTYGAALVATVCADIVTRSFTGQMPSFHFTGYETPPLTALPLFVVLGVMAGGAGVLFNRGLLGTVQWFQKPRRFPMWAWPAVVGMIAGLVAWWMPEVVGGGHYTAERILRGFHAAPELLGFVALMFAAKFVMTMISYGSGAPGGIFAPLLVLGALLGLFAGMVGGSFFPDLARTPAAFAVVGMAAMFAAVVRAPLTGIVLILEMTGNYEQLFPLAVACLMAYITAEHFRDKPIYEALLDQDLRRKGIHPVEESEPVLVDLVVEPESPMAHKKVRDLRLPPGCLLVTVRRAGRDMVPGGETRLSIGDQLTVIVSGDVAHIVAEITGAAASSND; encoded by the coding sequence ATGACCGAACCCGGCTCGCGAGAGGCGCGGCGCCTCGCTCTTCGCCGCGAACGCGAACTCCGTAGACGCGCGGCGCTTCGGGACAGCCGGAGGGCGCACTTCGTCCGCGCCGCGATGATCGGACTTCTTTCGGGCGCCGTGGCCCTCGCGTTCCAATGGTCGCTGTTCCAGGTGGAACAGGCTCGCACGTTGGCCTTGGAGCGCCTGCACGACTACCCGTCCTGGGGGTGGTTGGTCCTTCCCGGAGTGGGAGCGATCCTCGGCGCGATCGGAGGGTGGCTGACCACGCGCTATGCGCCGGAGGCCGCCGGAAGCGGCATTCCCCACGTGAAGGCCGTGCTCCACCACTTGCGCCCGATGCGGTGGCAGCGCGTACTCGGCGTAAAATTCGTCGCGGGGCTGGCGAGCCTCGGCGCGGGGTTGTCCCTCGGACGCGAGGGTCCCACGGTGCAGATGGGCGCCGCGGTCGCCGATGCGGTCAACAAACTCCTCAAGGTCCCGCGTCGTTCCCGCTCCCAACTCATCGCCTGCGGAGCGGGCGCAGGCCTCGCTTCGGCCTTCAACGCCCCGTTGGCCGGCTTCATCTTCGTGATCGAGGAGCTTCAGCGCGAACTGTCGCCGTGGACCTACGGCGCGGCACTCGTCGCCACCGTCTGCGCCGATATCGTCACGCGCTCCTTTACGGGCCAGATGCCCTCGTTCCACTTCACCGGCTACGAGACTCCGCCGCTGACCGCGCTGCCGCTGTTCGTGGTGCTCGGGGTGATGGCCGGCGGTGCGGGCGTTCTGTTCAACCGCGGCCTCCTCGGCACGGTGCAGTGGTTCCAAAAACCCCGCCGATTCCCGATGTGGGCGTGGCCCGCGGTGGTGGGCATGATCGCCGGGCTGGTTGCCTGGTGGATGCCCGAAGTCGTCGGCGGCGGGCACTACACGGCCGAACGGATCCTGAGGGGATTCCACGCCGCCCCCGAGCTGCTCGGCTTCGTGGCCCTGATGTTCGCCGCGAAGTTCGTGATGACCATGATCAGCTACGGCTCGGGCGCGCCGGGCGGGATCTTCGCCCCGCTGCTCGTCCTCGGAGCGCTCTTGGGGCTGTTCGCCGGCATGGTCGGCGGTTCGTTCTTCCCCGACCTCGCCCGCACTCCCGCGGCCTTCGCGGTGGTCGGCATGGCGGCGATGTTTGCCGCCGTGGTGCGCGCCCCCTTGACCGGTATCGTGCTCATCCTCGAGATGACCGGCAACTACGAACAACTGTTCCCCCTGGCCGTGGCGTGCCTCATGGCGTACATCACCGCCGAGCACTTCCGGGACAAGCCGATCTACGAGGCGCTGCTCGACCAGGACTTGCGGCGCAAAGGGATCCATCCCGTCGAGGAGAGCGAACCCGTCCTCGTGGACCTCGTCGTCGAACCGGAGTCGCCGATGGCGCACAAGAAGGTGCGGGATCTGCGCCTCCCACCGGGCTGCCTCCTCGTGACGGTGCGGCGCGCGGGGCGGGACATGGTGCCCGGGGGCGAAACGCGGCTGTCGATCGGCGACCAGCTCACGGTCATCGTCTCCGGGGACGTCGCCCACATCGTGGCCGAAATCACGGGAGCCGCCGCGTCCAGCAACGATTAG
- a CDS encoding type IV pilus twitching motility protein PilT, producing the protein MEHVPAEPNDNFNWGEILREEGNPAAQEGLTIDPRNGELVQKPILEVFEPAEDARSEAQKIADTYRPAHVPQDIHSMPVTGDRYQVGNEDATPQTEKMEGARPIGDLHIDEILRMAIDRKASDIHLTVGLPPMIRLDGDIVPLPFEPLKPADTRRLVYDTFSDEQLKKFEQTHECDFGYGVKGLARFRFNVYMQRGSVSGALRAIPTKIPSFTELNLPPVIREMSKRVSGLILVTGPTGSGKSTTIAAMIDDINEDRQGHILTIEDPIEYLHGHKKCMVNQREMHSDTYSFAASLRAVLREDPDVILVGELRDLETIEAALTLAETGHLVFGTLHTRNAPSTIDRVIDVFPSDQQDQIRVLLGNTLEGVVSQQLLPRLGGGRMAAIEIMQGTPAIKNLIREGKTHQMYSVIETSAQIGMQTMDRSLADMFRNGYCSYEECLMRAVDKENFARLAKGA; encoded by the coding sequence ATGGAACACGTACCTGCCGAACCGAACGACAACTTCAACTGGGGCGAGATCCTGCGCGAGGAAGGAAACCCCGCGGCCCAAGAGGGTCTGACCATCGATCCCCGCAACGGCGAGCTGGTTCAGAAACCCATCCTTGAGGTCTTCGAGCCAGCCGAGGACGCCCGCTCCGAGGCCCAGAAGATCGCGGACACCTACCGCCCGGCCCACGTGCCGCAGGACATCCACTCGATGCCCGTGACCGGCGACCGCTACCAGGTGGGCAACGAGGACGCGACCCCGCAGACCGAGAAGATGGAGGGCGCCCGCCCCATCGGAGACCTCCACATCGACGAGATTCTCCGCATGGCGATCGACCGGAAGGCCAGCGACATCCACCTTACCGTGGGCCTGCCGCCGATGATTCGCCTCGACGGCGACATCGTTCCCCTCCCGTTCGAGCCGCTCAAACCCGCGGACACGCGCCGGCTGGTGTACGACACGTTTTCCGACGAACAGCTCAAGAAGTTCGAGCAAACCCACGAGTGCGACTTCGGCTACGGCGTGAAGGGCCTCGCGCGGTTCCGCTTCAACGTCTACATGCAGCGAGGGTCGGTCTCCGGCGCGTTGCGCGCCATCCCCACGAAGATCCCCTCGTTCACGGAGCTGAATCTTCCTCCGGTCATCCGCGAGATGTCCAAGCGCGTTTCCGGCCTCATCCTGGTGACGGGTCCCACGGGCTCGGGAAAGAGCACGACCATCGCGGCGATGATCGACGACATCAACGAGGATCGCCAGGGACACATCCTCACGATCGAAGACCCGATCGAGTATCTGCACGGCCACAAGAAGTGCATGGTGAACCAGCGCGAAATGCACTCGGACACCTACAGTTTTGCAGCGTCCCTGCGCGCCGTGTTGCGCGAAGACCCGGACGTCATCCTCGTCGGCGAGCTGCGCGACCTGGAGACCATCGAGGCGGCCCTGACGCTTGCTGAGACGGGGCACCTCGTGTTTGGAACCCTCCACACCCGCAATGCGCCCTCCACCATCGACCGCGTGATCGACGTGTTCCCCAGCGACCAGCAGGACCAGATCCGCGTGCTCCTCGGCAACACGCTCGAGGGCGTCGTGTCGCAGCAGTTGTTGCCGCGATTGGGCGGCGGGCGCATGGCCGCGATCGAGATCATGCAGGGCACGCCCGCGATCAAGAACCTCATCCGCGAGGGCAAAACGCACCAGATGTACTCCGTGATCGAGACGTCCGCGCAGATCGGAATGCAGACGATGGACCGCTCGCTCGCAGACATGTTCCGCAACGGCTACTGCTCGTACGAGGAGTGCCTGATGCGAGCCGTCGACAAAGAAAACTTCGCCCGGCTCGCAAAGGGCGCGTAA
- a CDS encoding HDOD domain-containing protein, translating to MSALPAANDNENERIARLASRINEIAVLPHVVFKVLEISSSTDTPASAMEKAIIIDPGFSSKLLMLANSAYYSLPRKVSSIREATTFLGYKAVRQLAMTVGLFDLFVGKTDKESLRRRAWWRHSVDTAVCSRWLAGEVKTVSTEEAYTCGLLHYIGKTLLDRIGDASYDLVEDKIEAGVDPLEAEMQVFGCTHVELARAAGRKWGFPESLIEGVLYVDPGPDNKFEGLCACVAIANKIADLALLGRAHEDEEVDSIDRSLPEWALRALELDAEQTHDLIDRGIAAIGSAQMQI from the coding sequence ATGTCCGCACTACCAGCCGCAAACGACAACGAGAACGAGCGCATCGCCCGCCTTGCCAGCCGCATCAACGAGATCGCGGTGCTGCCGCACGTGGTGTTCAAGGTGCTCGAGATCTCCAGCTCCACCGACACCCCGGCCTCGGCCATGGAGAAGGCGATCATCATCGATCCTGGTTTCAGCTCGAAGCTGCTGATGCTCGCCAATTCCGCGTACTACAGCCTGCCGCGGAAGGTCTCTTCGATCCGCGAAGCGACGACCTTCCTTGGATACAAGGCGGTCCGCCAACTCGCGATGACCGTCGGGCTCTTCGACCTGTTCGTCGGCAAGACGGACAAAGAGTCGCTCCGGCGGCGCGCATGGTGGCGCCACTCGGTCGACACCGCCGTCTGCAGCCGCTGGCTCGCGGGCGAAGTCAAAACCGTCTCCACCGAAGAGGCCTACACGTGCGGCCTTCTCCACTACATCGGCAAGACGCTGCTCGACCGAATCGGGGATGCCAGCTACGACCTCGTGGAGGACAAGATCGAAGCCGGCGTCGATCCGCTCGAGGCGGAGATGCAGGTGTTCGGATGCACGCACGTGGAACTCGCCCGAGCCGCCGGCCGCAAGTGGGGCTTCCCGGAGTCCCTGATCGAAGGCGTCCTCTACGTGGACCCGGGTCCGGACAACAAGTTCGAAGGCCTGTGCGCATGCGTCGCCATCGCCAACAAGATCGCCGACCTCGCCCTTCTCGGCCGAGCGCACGAGGACGAAGAGGTCGATTCGATCGATCGATCGCTGCCCGAGTGGGCCTTGCGGGCGCTCGAACTGGACGCCGAGCAAACCCACGACCTCATCGACCGCGGGATCGCCGCCATCGGCTCCGCCCAAATGCAGATCTAG
- a CDS encoding GspE/PulE family protein: protein MLGLVCTPRGINNPAGVVGRLPLLRVSMLTGDVFIEEGLITAEQLRLAQDKQRELGGSEPIARVLVDLGFLNERDRVRCLGKVWGIGYVDLASTAPQPDALQLLSPQLAKRFKSVPLRIEEGKLFVAMANPLDIFIIDEMRLTTGMEIEAMIAIEEDLLAALSAHYKVDVNVNDALAGVMKDFDGDIEVSSHDEEELSEAELREMGEDAPIIRLASLIVSQAIQDKASDIHIEPMKDGMRVRYRVDGVLMDGMKLPRKIMAPLTSRFKIMSDMDIAEKRMPQDNRVSATVGGREYDFRVSTLPLVHGEKIVLRVLDKQGINVGLSKLGFLPFNLRQIEDMCTKSYGIILVTGPTGSGKSTTLYSILNKINTGDNNIITIEDPVEYELGGINQCGVNVRAGMTFAAGLRAMLRQDPDVIMVGEMRDHETATIAMEAALTGHLVLSTLHTNDAPGAATRLIDMGVEPFLIASSIIGVLAQRLVRVICQHCKEAYPGTRESLLRYGFPIPEEIGADTGGELTLFRGKGCDHCKGTGYKGRTGVHELLRFTDEVRDQVLESSPSHVLRNLGIQQGMKTLQMDSVQKILMGVTSVDEVLRVIYA from the coding sequence TTGCTGGGACTCGTCTGCACGCCGCGTGGAATCAACAACCCGGCGGGGGTCGTGGGCCGGCTTCCGTTGCTGAGGGTGTCGATGCTGACGGGCGACGTATTTATCGAAGAGGGGCTGATTACGGCGGAACAGCTCCGTCTCGCGCAGGACAAACAGCGCGAGCTGGGCGGCAGCGAACCCATCGCCCGGGTTCTCGTCGACCTCGGTTTCCTCAACGAGCGGGACCGTGTGCGCTGCCTCGGCAAGGTGTGGGGCATCGGCTACGTCGACCTCGCGTCCACCGCCCCCCAGCCCGACGCCCTCCAACTCCTATCGCCCCAACTCGCCAAGCGGTTCAAGTCCGTGCCCCTGCGCATCGAAGAAGGCAAGCTGTTCGTCGCGATGGCGAACCCGCTCGACATCTTCATCATCGACGAGATGCGCCTCACGACCGGGATGGAGATCGAGGCGATGATCGCCATCGAAGAGGATCTCCTCGCGGCCCTCTCCGCCCACTACAAGGTGGACGTCAACGTCAACGACGCCCTCGCAGGCGTGATGAAGGACTTCGATGGCGACATCGAAGTGTCGTCCCACGACGAGGAGGAACTGAGCGAAGCCGAGCTTCGCGAGATGGGTGAGGACGCCCCCATCATCCGCCTCGCCAGCCTCATCGTCAGCCAGGCGATCCAAGACAAAGCCAGCGATATCCACATCGAACCGATGAAGGACGGCATGCGCGTCCGATACCGCGTCGATGGCGTCCTCATGGACGGCATGAAGCTGCCGCGCAAGATCATGGCGCCGCTCACCTCGCGCTTCAAGATCATGTCCGACATGGACATCGCCGAGAAGCGGATGCCCCAAGACAACCGCGTGAGCGCCACGGTCGGCGGCCGCGAGTACGACTTCCGCGTCTCGACCCTCCCGCTCGTGCACGGTGAAAAGATCGTGCTCCGCGTCCTCGACAAGCAGGGCATCAACGTCGGCCTCAGCAAGCTCGGGTTCCTCCCGTTCAACCTCCGCCAGATCGAGGACATGTGCACCAAGAGCTATGGCATCATCCTCGTCACCGGTCCCACCGGCTCGGGCAAGTCCACCACGCTCTACTCGATCCTCAACAAGATCAACACCGGCGACAACAACATCATCACGATCGAGGATCCGGTGGAGTACGAACTGGGAGGCATCAACCAGTGCGGCGTGAACGTCCGCGCCGGCATGACGTTCGCCGCCGGCCTGCGCGCGATGCTTCGACAGGACCCCGACGTGATCATGGTCGGTGAGATGCGCGACCACGAAACGGCCACCATCGCCATGGAGGCCGCGCTCACCGGGCACCTCGTCCTCTCGACCCTACATACGAACGACGCGCCAGGCGCCGCGACGCGCCTGATCGACATGGGCGTCGAACCGTTCCTCATCGCCTCCTCCATCATCGGCGTACTCGCCCAGCGCCTCGTGCGCGTCATCTGCCAGCACTGCAAAGAAGCCTATCCAGGTACCCGCGAGAGCCTTCTCCGCTACGGCTTCCCCATCCCCGAGGAGATCGGCGCCGACACCGGAGGCGAACTCACGCTGTTCCGCGGCAAAGGCTGCGACCACTGCAAAGGCACCGGATACAAGGGACGCACCGGCGTCCACGAGTTGCTGCGGTTCACGGACGAGGTCCGCGACCAGGTGCTCGAATCTTCGCCCAGCCACGTGCTGCGGAACTTGGGCATCCAGCAGGGAATGAAGACGCTTCAGATGGACTCGGTACAGAAGATCCTGATGGGCGTGACTTCCGTCGACGAGGTGTTGCGCGTCATCTACGCCTAG
- a CDS encoding PEP-CTERM sorting domain-containing protein, whose translation MSRITLTLATLCLGLAFGQAQDFLMMPDSTNNRLVTFSATDGSVINSNLFGLAGGTPIHALQVGNEIWVSEQIGDRVSRWSVGGASLGAISGGLDNIRGMGLIGGTVYVTNGGTGNGSPGPSVVKYDTSGNSQGFFTTTGTSPSPFSILSHQGDLLVGSSSGGSDIYRYDASGSAVSAFHDSTSLNFVEQMDHDASGNVLAAGFSSNNIVRLNANTGAVVDSFTASGARGLYRLGNGNIMWTNGSGAWVYDGSTSTQVYAGGGRYLSPYTAVPEPATMVVLGLGALATLRRRRRA comes from the coding sequence ATGAGTCGCATTACCCTCACACTCGCAACCCTGTGTCTTGGATTGGCGTTCGGCCAGGCTCAGGACTTCCTGATGATGCCGGACAGCACGAACAACCGACTCGTCACGTTCAGCGCAACCGATGGCTCGGTCATCAATTCCAATCTCTTCGGACTTGCCGGCGGCACCCCCATCCACGCCCTGCAGGTCGGCAACGAGATCTGGGTGTCCGAGCAAATCGGCGATCGGGTGTCCCGATGGAGCGTCGGCGGGGCCTCGCTGGGCGCCATAAGCGGGGGCCTGGACAACATCCGCGGCATGGGCCTCATCGGCGGGACGGTCTACGTCACGAACGGCGGGACGGGCAATGGTTCGCCAGGCCCCAGCGTGGTCAAGTACGACACGAGCGGAAACAGCCAGGGATTCTTCACGACCACCGGCACCTCCCCCAGCCCGTTCTCGATCCTGTCCCACCAGGGCGACCTGCTCGTGGGCTCCTCGAGCGGCGGCAGCGACATCTATCGCTACGACGCCTCCGGCTCGGCGGTCAGCGCTTTTCACGATTCGACCTCCCTGAACTTCGTCGAGCAGATGGACCACGATGCGAGCGGCAACGTGCTCGCGGCCGGATTCTCGTCCAACAACATCGTTCGCCTGAACGCCAACACGGGTGCGGTCGTCGACTCCTTCACGGCCAGCGGGGCTCGGGGTCTTTACCGCTTGGGGAACGGGAACATCATGTGGACGAATGGCTCCGGCGCCTGGGTGTACGACGGCAGCACCTCGACTCAGGTCTACGCCGGCGGCGGGCGCTACCTGTCGCCCTACACGGCCGTGCCCGAACCGGCGACGATGGTCGTGCTCGGGCTCGGAGCCTTGGCCACCCTGCGGCGCCGACGGCGGGCGTAG
- a CDS encoding DUF642 domain-containing protein, which translates to MKLQLSEMCSLNRRSMGLALGAVLALAGLNPTAQAVNLVQNGGFETYDSGAANSGGTGYLTYLAGNAGISNWTVGPSGGSVDIVIPPQSSYIYAGNAALDLVGSPGPGSVEQTLATTNGATHTVTFRAQWRQDALNRTIDVSLGSETQQVVLGAAQATWELVTLNFTNVAGSSNVFKLASLTNNTTNGNTMIDEVSVVANPVPEPFTLALAAGALAAAAWRRKR; encoded by the coding sequence GTGAAATTGCAACTGAGTGAAATGTGCAGTCTGAACAGGCGGTCCATGGGACTCGCGCTGGGTGCCGTGCTCGCGCTGGCTGGGCTGAACCCAACGGCGCAAGCCGTGAATCTGGTGCAAAACGGTGGGTTCGAGACCTACGATTCCGGCGCGGCAAACAGTGGAGGAACCGGCTACCTTACCTACTTGGCCGGCAACGCGGGAATCTCGAACTGGACCGTCGGGCCGTCGGGTGGCAGCGTTGACATCGTCATACCGCCCCAATCGAGCTACATCTACGCGGGCAACGCCGCTCTCGACCTTGTGGGCTCACCGGGCCCGGGCAGCGTCGAACAGACCTTGGCGACCACGAACGGCGCCACCCACACCGTCACCTTCCGCGCCCAGTGGCGGCAGGACGCTCTCAACCGAACCATCGACGTCAGCCTCGGTAGCGAAACGCAACAGGTCGTGCTCGGTGCCGCGCAGGCAACGTGGGAACTCGTGACCCTCAACTTCACAAACGTCGCGGGCTCCTCCAACGTGTTCAAGCTGGCGTCCCTGACGAACAACACAACCAACGGCAATACGATGATCGATGAAGTGAGCGTGGTGGCTAACCCAGTTCCCGAGCCGTTCACTCTGGCCTTGGCTGCAGGCGCCCTTGCGGCCGCTGCATGGCGGCGGAAAAGGTAG
- a CDS encoding lamin tail domain-containing protein: MKRLAMMAAFATAVGAQAQMRITEYEVGGSIGQGEFVEFTNIGNSAIDMTGWSFDDSSAAAGAYLLTFGVVAPGESVIMTDVFAADFRTAWGLAGNVQVSELNDQNLSSSNADGMNLFDNNGVLVDTLNYPDNQNPTPTISRNGPLSQLGLNNDAAWEQSFVGDSFGSWISSAGDTGNPGLYTPVPEPATLLVLGLGAAATLRRRRRA; the protein is encoded by the coding sequence ATGAAACGACTTGCAATGATGGCGGCGTTCGCGACGGCGGTCGGTGCCCAGGCGCAGATGCGCATCACAGAGTACGAAGTGGGAGGCTCGATCGGCCAAGGCGAATTTGTCGAGTTCACCAACATCGGCAACAGCGCAATCGATATGACTGGCTGGAGTTTCGACGACAGCAGCGCCGCCGCCGGTGCGTACCTCCTCACGTTCGGAGTCGTTGCGCCGGGTGAGTCGGTGATCATGACCGACGTGTTCGCCGCCGACTTCCGCACCGCGTGGGGTCTGGCCGGCAACGTTCAGGTTTCCGAACTCAACGATCAGAACCTGAGCAGTTCGAACGCAGATGGCATGAATCTCTTCGACAACAATGGTGTTCTGGTGGACACGCTCAACTACCCTGACAATCAGAACCCCACTCCCACCATCAGCCGCAACGGCCCGCTGAGCCAACTCGGTCTCAACAACGATGCGGCGTGGGAACAGTCATTCGTTGGCGACAGCTTTGGATCGTGGATAAGCAGCGCGGGCGACACAGGAAACCCCGGTCTCTACACGCCCGTTCCCGAGCCTGCCACCCTGCTCGTCCTCGGGCTTGGCGCCGCAGCCACCCTGCGCCGCCGGCGACGAGCGTAG
- a CDS encoding cystathionine gamma-synthase, protein MQDPHAFETMTIHAGVEPDPQTGAVMTPIYQTSTYAQAGPGEHKGYEYSRTDNPTRTVLQRQLAALEGGSKALVFASGLASIDAVLNLLDAGDHVVAGDDLYGGTYRLMSRVASRRGIAFDFVRTQDASAVRAALKPNTKLVWTETPTNPMLNVVDIAAVAKITKEHGALLAVDNTFMSPYFQRPLDLGADIAMHSMTKYLNGHSDVVMGCLVLAKQPKQPDLYDRLKFLQNAVGAVPGPFDCWLVLRGIKTLAVRMHRHAENAMKVAQWLEADSRVERVLYPGLPSHPDHELMKRQCSGFGGMITFFPKGGLAEARRFLSSVKLFALAESLGGVESLIEHPAIMTHASVPPEVRAEIGISDNLVRASIGIESADDLIRDLDAALGPESR, encoded by the coding sequence ATGCAAGACCCGCACGCGTTTGAAACAATGACGATTCACGCGGGCGTCGAGCCGGACCCTCAGACGGGCGCGGTGATGACCCCCATCTACCAAACGAGCACCTACGCGCAGGCCGGGCCCGGCGAGCACAAGGGCTACGAGTATTCGCGCACGGACAACCCCACCCGAACCGTGCTCCAACGCCAATTGGCGGCCCTCGAGGGAGGTTCGAAGGCGCTCGTGTTCGCCTCGGGCCTCGCGTCCATCGATGCTGTGCTGAACCTGCTCGATGCCGGAGACCACGTGGTGGCGGGCGACGACCTCTACGGAGGCACGTACCGCCTCATGTCGCGCGTCGCCTCGCGCCGAGGCATCGCGTTCGACTTCGTGCGCACGCAGGACGCTTCCGCCGTGCGGGCGGCCCTGAAGCCGAACACGAAACTCGTGTGGACGGAAACGCCCACGAACCCCATGCTCAACGTGGTCGACATCGCCGCCGTCGCGAAGATCACCAAGGAGCACGGCGCGCTGCTCGCAGTGGACAACACGTTCATGTCCCCCTACTTCCAGCGTCCGCTGGACCTCGGCGCGGACATCGCCATGCACTCGATGACCAAGTACTTGAACGGCCACTCCGACGTCGTGATGGGGTGCCTCGTCCTGGCGAAACAGCCGAAGCAACCCGACCTGTACGACCGGCTGAAGTTCCTTCAGAACGCCGTGGGCGCGGTGCCCGGTCCTTTCGACTGCTGGCTGGTTCTGCGCGGCATCAAGACCCTGGCTGTACGCATGCACCGACACGCGGAGAACGCGATGAAGGTCGCCCAGTGGCTGGAGGCCGACTCCCGCGTCGAGCGGGTGCTCTACCCCGGGCTCCCATCGCATCCCGACCACGAGCTGATGAAGCGCCAGTGCTCGGGGTTCGGCGGAATGATCACCTTCTTCCCGAAGGGCGGATTGGCGGAGGCGCGCCGCTTCCTCTCCTCGGTCAAGCTGTTCGCGCTCGCCGAGTCGCTCGGCGGCGTGGAGAGCCTGATCGAACATCCCGCGATCATGACGCACGCCTCGGTGCCGCCCGAAGTGCGCGCCGAGATCGGGATCAGCGACAATCTCGTCCGGGCCTCGATCGGAATCGAATCCGCGGACGACCTGATCCGCGATCTGGATGCAGCCCTTGGTCCCGAATCGCGCTGA
- a CDS encoding pyridoxal-phosphate dependent enzyme, with the protein MADETIHSNILSCVGNTPLVRLNRLGAEFGCELLAKCEFLNPGGSVKDRIGVRMVVEAEREGRIKPGDTLIEPTSGNTGIGLALAASVMGYKLIVTMPEKMSMEKELVLKALGAEIVRTRSELAHDHPESLFGIAHKLQRETPNSHILDQYKNPNNVLAHYHGTGKEIVEQTGGRFDALVVGVGTGGTITGCAKRVKEEVPGARIVGADPVGSILGGGDEVAPYLVEGIGYDFFPDSLDNTLVDEYVKTRDKESFALARALIREEGMLCGGSSGSVLYAALEIAKRKPGQRIVMIFADSVRNYMSKYLSDEWLAEKGLL; encoded by the coding sequence ATGGCCGACGAGACCATTCACTCCAACATTCTCTCCTGCGTGGGGAACACCCCGCTTGTCCGTTTGAACCGCCTCGGTGCGGAGTTCGGGTGCGAACTGCTCGCCAAATGCGAGTTTCTCAACCCCGGCGGCTCCGTGAAGGACCGCATCGGCGTACGCATGGTCGTCGAGGCCGAGCGCGAGGGGCGCATCAAGCCCGGCGACACGCTGATCGAACCGACGAGCGGCAACACGGGCATCGGGCTCGCGCTCGCAGCGTCCGTGATGGGTTACAAGCTCATCGTGACCATGCCTGAGAAGATGAGCATGGAGAAGGAGTTGGTGCTCAAGGCGCTGGGGGCCGAGATCGTCCGCACGCGCAGCGAGCTCGCGCACGACCACCCCGAGTCTCTTTTCGGTATCGCCCACAAGTTGCAGCGCGAGACCCCGAACTCGCACATCCTCGACCAGTACAAGAACCCGAACAACGTGCTTGCGCACTACCACGGGACCGGGAAGGAGATCGTGGAGCAGACCGGCGGCCGGTTCGACGCGCTGGTGGTCGGGGTGGGCACGGGCGGCACGATCACCGGGTGCGCCAAGCGGGTGAAGGAAGAGGTTCCGGGCGCCCGCATCGTGGGCGCGGATCCGGTGGGCTCGATTCTCGGGGGCGGCGACGAGGTCGCGCCGTACCTGGTCGAGGGCATCGGCTACGATTTCTTCCCGGATTCGCTCGACAACACGCTCGTGGACGAGTACGTGAAGACGCGCGACAAGGAGTCGTTCGCGCTCGCGCGCGCGCTGATCCGCGAGGAGGGGATGTTGTGCGGCGGCTCGTCCGGCTCCGTGCTCTACGCGGCGCTCGAGATTGCCAAGCGCAAGCCGGGCCAGCGGATCGTGATGATCTTCGCCGACTCGGTCAGGAACTACATGAGCAAGTATCTGTCGGACGAGTGGCTGGCAGAGAAGGGCCTCCTGTAA